Proteins from one Methanococcus maripaludis C5 genomic window:
- a CDS encoding DUF749 domain-containing protein — protein sequence MVKFTAKLISIITVEEALNSEVSGTVRVRASHDNRELDPNQNVAILNIEGTTSYQAYFVDPDTDIEKIKADLEKYGAVLNHNSEEIIKKYVERMNDEGCQGD from the coding sequence ATGGTAAAATTCACTGCAAAATTGATATCGATTATAACTGTGGAAGAAGCACTGAATTCAGAAGTTTCGGGAACTGTTCGGGTCAGGGCTTCTCACGATAATAGGGAACTTGATCCCAATCAAAATGTGGCAATACTTAATATTGAAGGAACTACCAGCTACCAGGCTTACTTTGTAGATCCTGATACAGATATTGAAAAAATAAAGGCAGACCTAGAAAAATACGGTGCAGTATTGAACCACAATTCAGAAGAAATAATTAAAAAATATGTCGAGAGGATGAATGATGAAGGATGCCAAGGGGATTGA
- the mtrA gene encoding tetrahydromethanopterin S-methyltransferase subunit A, whose translation MADKKAPAAGWPVANGEYVVGNPESCVAVITLGSHGLDQAAIDAGAAISGPCHTENLGIEKVVANYISNPNIRFMVIAGSEVQGHITGQCIKALYENGIGDDGGIIGAKGAIPFMENVGKEPVGRLQTQVVECIDLIDVEDKGKIADAIKNCISKDPGAFEEDPMVIELEGGAAAAGDESTSIKPTSPEMALLEARMRIVSEKMNEAAMIAKFNSGYYNGKIQGIAIGLFLSILVFSLL comes from the coding sequence ATGGCAGATAAAAAAGCCCCAGCAGCAGGATGGCCTGTTGCTAACGGTGAATATGTAGTGGGTAACCCTGAAAGCTGTGTTGCAGTAATTACACTCGGTTCCCACGGTTTGGACCAGGCTGCAATTGACGCTGGTGCAGCTATCTCAGGGCCATGCCACACAGAAAACTTAGGAATTGAAAAAGTTGTTGCAAACTACATTTCAAACCCAAACATCAGATTTATGGTAATTGCTGGATCAGAAGTTCAAGGACACATTACTGGACAATGTATCAAAGCATTATACGAAAACGGAATTGGTGACGATGGTGGTATCATCGGAGCTAAAGGAGCTATTCCATTCATGGAAAACGTAGGAAAAGAACCAGTTGGAAGACTCCAAACCCAAGTTGTTGAATGCATTGATTTAATTGATGTTGAAGACAAGGGTAAAATTGCAGACGCAATCAAAAACTGTATTTCAAAAGACCCTGGAGCATTTGAAGAAGATCCAATGGTCATTGAATTAGAAGGTGGCGCAGCTGCTGCTGGTGACGAATCAACTTCAATAAAACCTACCTCACCAGAAATGGCATTGTTAGAAGCTAGAATGAGAATCGTCTCCGAAAAAATGAATGAAGCTGCAATGATTGCTAAATTTAATTCAGGATACTACAACGGAAAAATCCAAGGTATTGCAATAGGCTTGTTCCTTTCAATATTGGTATTCTCATTACTCTAA
- a CDS encoding DUF2096 family protein, whose protein sequence is MMKDAKGIDKQWVILNELASKVSKIRPLPEDVYSKLRIANNIITYYLLDEHADFEVLRDAEKEISKIQVILFGLADPDTSKEYLIKMGQALRNEIDLEFPLKQTSFNTEVKRKKDSETIRINMPVEVHIEVLGELSEHNGVIFELSQEDEKKVLIEGVKEKITTTLKDFSVIWKFTDN, encoded by the coding sequence ATGATGAAGGATGCCAAGGGGATTGATAAACAGTGGGTAATATTAAATGAACTGGCATCAAAAGTTTCTAAAATTCGGCCACTTCCTGAAGACGTTTATTCAAAACTCCGGATTGCAAATAATATAATTACTTACTATTTACTTGACGAACACGCAGATTTTGAAGTTTTAAGAGACGCTGAAAAGGAAATATCGAAAATACAGGTGATCTTGTTTGGATTAGCTGACCCTGATACTTCAAAAGAATATTTGATCAAAATGGGTCAGGCATTAAGGAATGAGATTGATCTTGAATTTCCATTGAAACAGACTTCATTTAATACCGAAGTTAAAAGAAAGAAAGATTCTGAAACAATAAGAATAAATATGCCTGTAGAAGTTCATATTGAAGTTCTTGGGGAACTTAGCGAGCATAACGGAGTAATATTTGAATTAAGTCAGGAAGACGAGAAAAAAGTTCTTATCGAAGGCGTAAAAGAAAAAATAACTACTACATTGAAAGATTTTTCTGTAATATGGAAATTTACGGATAATTAA
- a CDS encoding tetrahydromethanopterin S-methyltransferase subunit B yields MDIVKVCPEIQIAMDIDSGLIAEMRKDILVVDLHPVEDEINRLAQYAKALENSLDPRNSPMKAYAGREGTYKLAGMFQGMFFGFWVTMAILVLVTILAVKMNLSLIGL; encoded by the coding sequence ATGGATATCGTCAAAGTATGTCCTGAAATTCAAATTGCAATGGACATAGACTCAGGTTTAATAGCCGAAATGAGAAAAGACATTCTCGTTGTAGATTTACACCCTGTTGAAGACGAAATAAACAGATTAGCACAATATGCAAAAGCATTAGAAAACTCACTCGATCCAAGAAACTCACCTATGAAAGCATACGCTGGAAGAGAAGGAACCTACAAACTTGCAGGTATGTTCCAAGGAATGTTCTTTGGTTTCTGGGTAACAATGGCAATTCTTGTGCTTGTAACTATATTGGCTGTTAAAATGAATTTAAGCTTAATAGGGTTGTAA
- a CDS encoding 6-carboxyhexanoate--CoA ligase, which yields MFSLKMRASRNGNHVSGAERLVNEEKIEKISSELIKRAMSHENGVPDFINLKIEKVTEKINKLKHLEIKTVHSTSKENSRNIARNLLKNELEKYYLKNGKDIEKIDELIDFAFKIIDAGNMRGAAILDLDGNRLENILERGIRVKNIDTTEELSEKILKDSSLTERTVDAIAIATKVVNCGVISELCTSDNFSYTTGYVATKDGYFRILNLKDKGQVGGRVFFVENSKIDELYDKLENMPVTVY from the coding sequence ATGTTTAGTTTAAAAATGAGAGCTTCAAGAAATGGAAATCATGTTTCGGGTGCAGAACGGTTAGTTAATGAAGAAAAAATTGAAAAAATTTCTTCAGAGCTGATAAAACGTGCAATGAGTCATGAAAATGGAGTTCCAGATTTCATAAATTTAAAGATAGAAAAAGTTACTGAAAAAATAAATAAGTTAAAGCATCTCGAAATAAAAACAGTTCATTCAACTTCAAAAGAGAATTCCAGAAATATTGCAAGGAATCTTTTGAAAAATGAACTGGAAAAATATTATTTAAAGAATGGAAAAGATATTGAAAAAATCGATGAATTGATTGATTTTGCATTTAAAATAATTGATGCAGGAAATATGCGTGGAGCCGCAATTTTAGATTTGGATGGAAATCGACTTGAAAATATTTTAGAACGAGGAATTCGCGTAAAAAATATTGATACAACAGAAGAATTATCTGAAAAAATTTTAAAAGATAGTTCGTTAACTGAAAGAACTGTTGATGCAATCGCAATCGCAACAAAAGTTGTAAACTGCGGTGTAATTTCAGAACTTTGCACGTCTGACAACTTTTCATATACGACTGGTTATGTTGCAACTAAAGACGGATACTTTAGAATTTTAAATCTTAAGGATAAAGGGCAGGTGGGTGGACGAGTATTTTTTGTTGAAAATTCAAAAATCGATGAATTATATGATAAGCTTGAAAACATGCCGGTTACTGTTTACTAG
- the mtrA gene encoding tetrahydromethanopterin S-methyltransferase subunit A yields the protein MADKKAPAAGWPVANGEYVVGNPESCVAVITLGSHGLDQAAIDAGAAISGPCHTENLGIEKVVANYISNPNIRFMVIAGSEVQGHITGQCIKALYENGIGDDGGIIGAKGAIPFMENVGKEPVGRLQTQVVECIDLIDVEDKGKIADAIKNCISKDPGAFEEDPMVIELEGGAAAAGDEEGGLMIEGIPTVAEPDIESIKSLNEALDYKVGLMTRDLGLASGVQTETVTGLMYGSVFAIALIAVPIALKFLMG from the coding sequence ATGGCAGATAAAAAAGCCCCAGCAGCAGGATGGCCTGTTGCTAACGGTGAATATGTAGTGGGTAACCCTGAAAGCTGTGTTGCAGTAATTACACTCGGTTCCCACGGTTTGGACCAGGCTGCAATTGACGCTGGTGCAGCTATCTCAGGGCCATGCCACACAGAAAACTTAGGAATTGAAAAAGTTGTTGCAAACTACATTTCAAACCCAAACATCAGATTTATGGTAATTGCTGGATCAGAAGTTCAAGGACACATTACTGGACAATGTATCAAAGCATTATACGAAAACGGAATTGGTGACGATGGTGGTATCATCGGAGCTAAAGGAGCTATTCCATTCATGGAAAACGTAGGAAAAGAACCAGTTGGAAGACTCCAAACCCAAGTTGTTGAATGCATTGATTTAATTGATGTTGAAGACAAGGGTAAAATTGCAGACGCAATCAAAAACTGTATTTCAAAAGACCCTGGAGCATTTGAAGAAGATCCAATGGTCATTGAATTAGAAGGTGGCGCAGCTGCTGCTGGTGACGAAGAAGGAGGCCTCATGATTGAAGGTATCCCTACTGTAGCAGAGCCAGACATTGAATCAATAAAATCATTAAACGAAGCATTGGATTACAAAGTAGGATTGATGACAAGAGACCTCGGATTAGCTTCCGGTGTTCAGACTGAAACTGTCACAGGATTAATGTACGGTTCAGTATTTGCTATCGCATTAATTGCAGTCCCAATAGCTTTAAAATTCTTAATGGGGTGA
- a CDS encoding aminotransferase class I/II-fold pyridoxal phosphate-dependent enzyme yields the protein MFRENLKNEIDSIKNQKLYRKLKGEKGIELNFSTNDYLGLSKNNDVINDYNEGLKYGAGATGSRLTSGNLNHEKLEETISEFKGTEKSLVYSSGYSANLGVISALCKKGDLILSDELNHASIVDGIRLSGADKKIYSHNNTFNLIEILEENKNYENKFIVTDAVFSMGGDIAPVDELKKIADEYNAVLILDDAHGTGVLGNGKGTLQHFKIKPNDNIIQIGTLSKAIGTVGGFVTGIEELSDYLINTSRSFIYSTALPPAVISASIKSFKLIKSGELTDKLSKNIDIANKIFKSAGFIEEEQITPIYPFLFGEKSIKISEELLNYKIFCVGIRYPTVKKGSERIRVSITAENKKEDFEYLCESISKINNG from the coding sequence ATGTTTAGAGAAAACTTAAAAAATGAGATTGATTCAATAAAAAATCAAAAACTCTATAGAAAATTAAAAGGGGAAAAAGGTATTGAATTAAACTTCTCTACAAACGATTATTTGGGACTTTCGAAAAATAATGACGTAATTAACGATTATAACGAAGGTTTGAAATACGGTGCAGGGGCAACAGGTTCAAGACTAACATCTGGAAACTTAAACCACGAGAAACTCGAAGAAACAATTTCTGAATTTAAAGGAACTGAAAAGTCACTGGTTTATTCTTCGGGTTATAGTGCAAACTTGGGGGTCATAAGTGCGCTCTGCAAAAAAGGAGATTTAATATTAAGCGATGAATTAAACCACGCATCAATAGTCGATGGAATAAGGCTTTCAGGAGCCGACAAAAAAATTTATTCTCACAATAATACTTTCAATTTAATTGAAATTCTGGAAGAAAACAAAAATTACGAGAATAAATTTATTGTAACCGATGCAGTATTCAGTATGGGTGGAGATATTGCACCAGTAGATGAATTAAAAAAAATAGCAGACGAATATAACGCAGTTTTGATATTGGATGATGCACACGGAACCGGTGTTTTGGGAAATGGGAAAGGAACACTTCAACATTTTAAAATAAAACCAAATGACAATATTATTCAAATTGGAACCCTTTCAAAGGCGATCGGAACTGTTGGGGGATTTGTAACAGGTATTGAAGAATTAAGTGATTATTTAATAAATACTTCAAGAAGTTTTATTTATTCAACAGCACTTCCTCCAGCAGTAATCTCTGCAAGTATTAAATCTTTTAAATTGATAAAATCTGGCGAATTAACTGATAAACTATCTAAAAATATTGATATTGCAAACAAAATCTTTAAATCAGCAGGATTTATCGAGGAAGAACAGATTACTCCGATATATCCATTTTTATTCGGGGAAAAATCGATAAAAATTTCAGAAGAACTTTTAAATTATAAGATATTTTGTGTCGGAATTCGCTATCCAACTGTCAAAAAAGGTTCCGAGCGAATAAGAGTAAGCATAACTGCAGAAAATAAAAAGGAAGATTTTGAATATCTATGCGAAAGCATTTCAAAAATAAACAATGGGTGA
- a CDS encoding YchF/TatD family DNA exonuclease yields MNLDDFKYIDSHCHVEDKSLNKFREDIVKRAFDEKVQMVTSGTNLGGCRRAVELKDKYGIYITLGYHPGRVNAEDNAIDKVYRFIQSKEKDILAVGEIGLDFDAGNTERQESIFKKFIKLAEELNKPVVIHARGMEERSYEILRNDSVSMYHCYSGSLELAKGLIENGNFISYSTLVCFSDHHKNLVKNLSLENIVVETDSPYISPIKGEKNEPRNVIKVIETIWELKKDEYSLDEITKIIYNNTKRLYHI; encoded by the coding sequence ATGAATTTAGATGATTTTAAGTATATCGATTCCCACTGCCACGTTGAAGATAAGTCACTCAATAAATTTCGTGAAGATATTGTAAAAAGGGCGTTTGACGAAAAAGTGCAGATGGTAACGAGCGGTACGAATTTAGGTGGCTGCAGAAGAGCAGTTGAATTAAAAGATAAATATGGAATTTACATAACTCTTGGTTATCACCCGGGAAGAGTAAATGCCGAAGATAACGCAATTGATAAAGTTTATAGATTTATTCAATCAAAAGAAAAGGATATTTTGGCAGTTGGGGAAATCGGGCTTGATTTTGATGCAGGAAATACTGAAAGACAGGAAAGTATATTTAAAAAGTTTATAAAACTCGCAGAAGAATTAAATAAACCTGTAGTAATTCATGCAAGGGGTATGGAAGAGCGTTCCTACGAAATTTTAAGAAATGATTCAGTTTCAATGTACCACTGTTACAGCGGTTCACTGGAACTTGCAAAAGGGCTGATCGAAAACGGCAATTTTATTTCATATTCTACATTAGTATGCTTTTCAGATCATCATAAAAATCTTGTTAAAAATCTCAGTCTTGAAAATATTGTGGTGGAAACAGATAGTCCTTATATTTCACCGATAAAAGGTGAAAAAAATGAACCAAGAAATGTAATAAAGGTCATTGAAACGATATGGGAATTAAAAAAGGACGAATATTCCTTAGACGAAATCACTAAAATTATATACAATAACACAAAGAGGTTATACCATATCTGA
- the mtrH gene encoding tetrahydromethanopterin S-methyltransferase subunit H: MFRFDKEQMVIEFAGAKFGGQPGEYPTALSGTIFYARHKIVEDAKKGIFDKKAAEALINKQAEMQDITGNSAFVQVFGGTEEALVNYIDFVSEVWDGPMLLDSTSGKARMAAANRATEAGYAKQCVYNSINVAAEDEEIENLTNSDVEASIVLCFDPMDPSVGGKLNVLNDGGKTKDIGMLELAEKAGIKYPLIDVAVTPMGNGAGHAVRASFAVKAKLGLPVGSGIHNVPSAWDWLREFRKGLREEGKDQISKDVHHVCDIGANIVQTMASGDYVLYGPIDNAELAFPAVAMTDMIIAETAKEMGTATVAEHPLNKLI; this comes from the coding sequence ATGTTTAGATTTGACAAAGAACAAATGGTCATTGAGTTCGCTGGTGCAAAATTCGGTGGACAACCAGGAGAATACCCTACCGCATTATCCGGTACAATTTTCTACGCAAGACACAAAATTGTAGAAGATGCTAAAAAAGGTATCTTCGATAAAAAAGCTGCTGAAGCTTTAATTAACAAACAAGCTGAAATGCAAGACATTACAGGAAACTCAGCATTCGTGCAAGTTTTCGGCGGTACAGAAGAAGCTTTAGTTAACTACATTGATTTCGTTTCCGAAGTATGGGACGGTCCAATGTTACTCGATTCAACATCCGGTAAAGCAAGAATGGCCGCTGCAAACAGAGCTACAGAAGCAGGATACGCAAAACAGTGTGTTTACAACTCAATTAACGTTGCTGCAGAAGATGAAGAAATTGAAAACTTAACAAACAGTGATGTTGAAGCTTCAATCGTTTTATGTTTCGACCCAATGGATCCATCCGTTGGAGGTAAATTGAACGTATTAAACGATGGTGGTAAAACAAAAGACATCGGTATGTTAGAACTTGCAGAAAAAGCAGGTATTAAATACCCACTCATCGACGTTGCAGTAACCCCAATGGGTAACGGTGCAGGTCACGCTGTTAGAGCATCATTCGCTGTTAAAGCAAAACTCGGTTTACCCGTAGGAAGTGGTATTCACAACGTACCTTCCGCATGGGACTGGCTTAGAGAATTCAGAAAAGGATTAAGAGAAGAAGGCAAAGATCAGATCTCAAAAGACGTACACCACGTATGTGACATTGGTGCAAACATTGTACAAACAATGGCTTCAGGTGACTACGTTTTATACGGTCCAATCGACAATGCTGAACTCGCATTCCCTGCAGTTGCAATGACCGATATGATCATCGCAGAAACCGCAAAAGAAATGGGAACTGCAACTGTTGCAGAACACCCATTAAACAAATTAATTTAA
- the mtrG gene encoding tetrahydromethanopterin S-methyltransferase subunit MtrG — MSEIPTVVTPTKDYKKLQAKLDEIENTVENTNAEIIQRTGKKAGRDVGIAYGLAIGFIFVYVLGTVLPLFDLIK; from the coding sequence ATGTCTGAAATTCCAACAGTAGTCACACCAACAAAAGACTACAAAAAACTTCAAGCAAAACTCGATGAAATCGAAAATACAGTTGAAAATACCAACGCTGAAATAATCCAGAGAACCGGTAAAAAGGCAGGAAGAGACGTAGGTATTGCATACGGACTCGCAATAGGATTTATATTCGTATATGTTCTAGGAACCGTTTTACCATTATTTGACTTAATAAAATAA